TTTGAGATAAATTCCtaaaagtaatttttttttttttccttaataattttttatgaaagaaaaaaactgaaaatattaacaaacttataattatttaaaagttttactatattataaataacaaaattttttttattttttgtgtgAATTCTgaattttaaataagaaCCGCACGAATATTACAACGTTGcaactatttaaaaattcggaaaaatgaaacgaaaaaaaaaaaaaaaaaaaaaaattaaagtgaTACACACATAGAAGTCCTAGATAAACAAATAAGTTAAaacatagaaaaaaaaaagaaaaaaaaaaaaaaggcatatCCGAATGCGCACGATCAAAATATATGGTTTCATTTTAAAGCGTTCAACAAAGAGGCTAAAAAGGATAACGTGTTTTTAACTGTAAAAAGAGGAACAACTTAATTTAACtgaaaaataacaaaatgtttaataaatattaagagACGTggaaatataacaatataataatataataatagtataaccatattatatcataataacataataacaatataataatataataatagtataaccatattatatcataataacagaataataatataataacagaataataatataataacagaataataatataataacagaataataatataataacagaataataatataataccataataataatataataacataataataatataatagtaatgtAATAGTAAAATTACATGTCCATATAATTCCCATGCATACTATTTGCGCATAAAAttctaatttaatatatatggcaACATAATGATAGAATTTTTGTCAATGCTAATGTCTACATACAGATTTCCCTTATTTGATGGGATAGCCAagatttgtttatttttatttaaagttaataaaatattaggtgaatattttgttaacttTTCAGTTTGTTTAATAGTTTCAttagttatattattaatttttgatttatCTACTTTTATCAAATCTAAAATAACATCACTTTTTACCCATATagtgttcatattttttttttcagtctCATcggaatatttattatgcttatttttttcttctgaaAGATTTTCTTCACCTCCTAGACTATTCGtgattttttcattatttacataAGACGCAGGATGCGTATTTTCTCCTACGTTTTTGACCACCTTAGTATTATTTGTAGTCCCTTTTGATAAAGTGCTTTTTCTCTCTCCGATCAACTGATTCATATAACTTTCAAAATGAAAGAccctatttttattttcatatataggtgaaaaataatttttaataatttcctttctatatattttatttaacaaaaaagcaTCAACAtccttaaaaaaaggaacaaaattCAAGCAACCACTGTAGTTAAttctataataattttctactttattttttttatttttatctatttgaATTACTGTTATTCCTGCActgataatttttaattttattttggtaTAACATTCTAAAATATCTTTTGTATAATTActaacaaaattaatttttttaatattcgaattaattctttcattaatagataatttacaaaaattgcTATCATcctttaaatgaatatataaattactttTAATAGACAAGAATTCctcatttaaattaaaataattttttattctttctaATGTAtcatttatacaaaataactTTTCATAATAATCTAAACTTACATATTCCTGTTGCTTTgtcaatttttcatttcccatatatatttgatctTCTACTTTACATTTTGTTTGAACACTACCTTTTGGTTTTACATATCCATTTGCTGTTTTGTTATTCTCCTTCAAAATATCATACTGTTCTGTATATTCTACACTACTATccatttcatttttgctataattatttaatttctcTTCGCTCTTCCTGTTTATTAGGTTTATTATTACATCACCCTTGCTTGTCTCATGAGGTCTTCGTATTGGACAACTACTTATGATAAAATCACTATCGATCACATTGTAGTTTTTTTCAAAGTTGTCATTTTCCTCCAAGTTGTCATTTTTTGTAACATTTCCATTTTCCTCATTGTTGTAATTTTTTGTGATATCTTCATCTCCTATTACTTGATAATTTCGGGTATCATTAATATTGTCTATCACTTTATAATTCTTCATAATAAGGTCATGGTTTACCACGTTGTAATTTTTCTCAATATGCTCATCGTCCATCACAGAGCCATCACTATTCACTGGAGAACAACTTTTCCGAAGACCATTTTGTATGACCTGTTCAggtgaattattttttatttcaagtATTTTCCTTTGTTCATTTTCTATTTCACGAGAAAAATTTTGCTTTATATTGTAGCCATTAAAAGAAAGATcaccatttttattttttttcttcttgttacttttcttgtattttctatttttgtactttttcCTCAATTCCCCTTTTTCGAGTTTATTTCTATTacttattacatttttatttacaatacacttattcatattttcccttttcgCTTTTTCTTTCCATTTGAGTTTAccacattttttaataacagcTATGAAAAACCCCCCTGCGTTATAATGATGTGGAAAAAAGCGCTTCACATATTTCAAGTTAATTAATTCGATGAATTCCTTCGGAGGAGTGAACATtccattttgtattttatcataaatttttttatatttacttgattctttattttttaaataatcacAAAACTGTTGATATGTATCAAACCAGATATCATCAATTAGTACTCTCCATTGAGTTATTCCTTCTTTAAAGTTCAATTTCGTTATCAGttcattttcaaaattaattaattttaaacaattaaaattCTCTACTGAGTTAAAAATTTCACAAATAACTGCTTCATTTTCAATAGGATTTAGTGAACAAGTACTGTAAACAATTACTCCATTTTCCTTTGTTAATTCAATtgatctttttaaaatatttacttgaacttgaaataaattataagcATTTAAAGGATTCCAGTTTAACCATATATTTCTGTCTTTTCTCAAAGTACCATCACCGCTACATGGGACGTCACATAACACTGAATCGAAGAACTTTTTTTCAActttattttcctttccattttttatataaatatatggaaaattgatagcattattatttgttacgACTAAACAATTActgtgtatatttttcaagCGATGGAATAACATACAacatcttttaaaattagcaTCATTAGCTACAACTACACCCGTAGGGTTATTGTTAgatatcaattttttatagtcATTATACAAATTATTGTCTACATTTAAAATGTACTCAAACaatttttcatcatataaATTGTTATCTAATATGGTATAGtaacttttataaatattttctgtGTCCGTTTTATTACGTTCTCCttcatcattttcttttacatttttatgttcattCGTTTTCACATTCCCCTCCACAGGAGTCCTACCGCTAAACTTTGTGCTTCTATTTCCGCACATATACGCATATTCATCATCGTTGTAGCCATTACTTCCTTCGATGCTATTAATACCCTCTGAATCCCGTATATCAGAACAGCATGAATCGCTATCCTGGTTACCCGCATTTTCTCT
This genomic interval from Plasmodium brasilianum strain Bolivian I chromosome 1, whole genome shotgun sequence contains the following:
- a CDS encoding tRNA m5C-methyltransferase — its product is MKGSTKEIPYYDNSVVLEKNEGFFNYYVNQNIIKKEEIDNFMEIINKELPITFRVLKNNKYSDYIHENIKKKLECICKDNYSIIKLNEEDHMYEIYITRSQIKKNENYKNLCSYLINLNESGYIFRQELVSMLPILFLKLKENFFVLDICAAPGSKTAQIVDYMHLINKKNVKNYLIKKFIQKNCSSINNLRENAGNQDSDSCCSDIRDSEGINSIEGSNGYNDDEYAYMCGNRSTKFSGRTPVEGNVKTNEHKNVKENDEGERNKTDTENIYKSYYTILDNNLYDEKLFEYILNVDNNLYNDYKKLISNNNPTGVVVANDANFKRCCMLFHRLKNIHSNCLVVTNNNAINFPYIYIKNGKENKVEKKFFDSVLCDVPCSGDGTLRKDRNIWLNWNPLNAYNLFQVQVNILKRSIELTKENGVIVYSTCSLNPIENEAVICEIFNSVENFNCLKLINFENELITKLNFKEGITQWRVLIDDIWFDTYQQFCDYLKNKESSKYKKIYDKIQNGMFTPPKEFIELINLKYVKRFFPHHYNAGGFFIAVIKKCGKLKWKEKAKRENMNKCIVNKNVISNRNKLEKGELRKKYKNRKYKKSNKKKKNKNGDLSFNGYNIKQNFSREIENEQRKILEIKNNSPEQVIQNGLRKSCSPVNSDGSVMDDEHIEKNYNVVNHDLIMKNYKVIDNINDTRNYQVIGDEDITKNYNNEENGNVTKNDNLEENDNFEKNYNVIDSDFIISSCPIRRPHETSKGDVIINLINRKSEEKLNNYSKNEMDSSVEYTEQYDILKENNKTANGYVKPKGSVQTKCKVEDQIYMGNEKLTKQQEYVSLDYYEKLFCINDTLERIKNYFNLNEEFLSIKSNLYIHLKDDSNFCKLSINERINSNIKKINFVSNYTKDILECYTKIKLKIISAGITVIQIDKNKKNKVENYYRINYSGCLNFVPFFKDVDAFLLNKIYRKEIIKNYFSPIYENKNRVFHFESYMNQLIGERKSTLSKGTTNNTKVVKNVGENTHPASYVNNEKITNSLGGEENLSEEKNKHNKYSDETEKKNMNTIWVKSDVILDLIKVDKSKINNITNETIKQTEKLTKYSPNILLTLNKNKQILAIPSNKGNLYVDISIDKNSIIMLPYILN